A genome region from Chiroxiphia lanceolata isolate bChiLan1 chromosome 5, bChiLan1.pri, whole genome shotgun sequence includes the following:
- the MTERF2 gene encoding transcription termination factor 2, mitochondrial gives MEPRVILHQTTPCVPGAVGRLVLPPAIPVTASRTGHVPVPPPGGSGGGARAAARPVSAGGGRAGARPLCGPGAPPLRGWRGRDAAGEAARFRGPPGRGASLSAPGGSGRSGITGCGSRDGQRPAGPSSLCASAAYRKASASCRSAPKRSPKGLTSTMFRGIAHAAKDTFALLSTRSQRCNPGLIFSSVWPEVASRSFLIHSSYTTDTKSREENKKTIESLYGLSVDIKKIRRLKEWVLLQDVAYVKEIAGILQEMGADETAVANILERCPEAILRTPEEINSQRALWQLVCQNEKQLIKLIEQFPESFFTTKYHQNQKANITFFQELGLKNNIITRFLTSAPNIFYNPVEKNKNVIETLQRSYLNLGGSEANMKIWILKLLSQNPFILLNTSTTIQENLEFLQKNDFTDHEVLQLLSKLKGFIFQLNSTTMQKSMLFSKNVFNCSDQELKELVLKCPALLYYSVPVLEERLEGLLKEGISVAQIRETPMVLELTTQIVQYRIKKLSALGYDVKSGNLESLNGTKKDFEVTYGKIQSKTERPIFNPVAPIHIED, from the exons ATGGAACCCCGTGTGATTTTGCACCAGACGACGCCGTGCGTTCCGGGTGCCGTGGGACGGCTCGTCCTGCCGCCTGCAATCCCGGTCACCGCCTCCCGCACAGGGCACGTCCCCGTCCCACCCccgggcggcagcggcggcggggcccgggcggCGGCGAGGCCGGTGAgcgcgggcgggggccgggcgggggctCGGCCGCTCTGCGGGCCCGGGGCACCGCCGCTGCGGG GATGGAGGGGGCGGGATGCAGCGGGAGAGGCCGCGCGGTTCCGAGGGCCCCCTGGGCGCGGGGCCTCCTTGTCGGCCCCGGGAGGCTCCGGCAGGAGCGGCATAACCGGCTGCGGGAGCAGGGACGGGCAGAGGCCTGCCGGGCCTTCCAGCCTCTGCGCCAGTGCTGCTTACAGGAAAGCATCCGCCTCCTGCCGCTCCGCCCCCAAGCGGAGTCCAAAGG GGCTGACTTCCACAATGTTCAGAGGAATCGCTCACGCTGCAAAAGACACATTCGCTCTTCTGTCGACAAGATCTCAGCGCTGCAACCCAGGACTGATATTTTCATCAGTATGGCCTGAAGTAGCAAGCAGGAGCTTCCTAATACATTCCAGTTACACGACCGATACCAAGtcaagagaggaaaataaaaaaaccattgAGAGTCTCTACGGTTTGTCAGTTGACATTAAGAAGATTCGCAGACTGAAGGAATGGGTCCTTCTCCAGGATGTGGCCTATGTTAAAGAAATTGCTGGTATCTTGCAAGAAATGGGAGCAGATGAAACCGCTGTAGCCAACATTTTAGAACGCTGCCCAGAGGCAATTCTCCGCACCCCTGAAGAGATAAACTCTCAAAGAGCTCTGTGGCAATTAGTATGCCAGAATGAAAAACAGTTGATTAAATTAATAGAGCAATTTCCAGAGTCTTTTTTTACTACCAAATATCACCAGAATCAGAAGGCaaacataacattttttcaAGAGCTAGGACTTAAGAATAATATAATCACCAGGTTCTTGACAAGCGCACccaatattttttataatcctgttgagaaaaacaaaaacgTGATAGAGACATTACAaagaagttatttaaatttaGGAGGTTCTGAAGCAAATATGAAGATCTGGATACTGAAACTATTGAGccaaaatccatttattttattaaatacctCCACCACAATCCAGGAGAACTTGGAATTTCTCCAGAAGAATGACTTCACTGACCATGAAGTTCTACAGCTGCTGTCTAAACTTAAAGGCTTCATTTTTCAACTTAATTCTACTACTATGCAGAAGAGTAtgcttttttccaaaaatgtctttaattgCAGTGATCAAGAACTAAAAGAACTAGTGCTGAAATGCCCAGCCCTCCTCTACTATTCTGTTCCAGTTTTGGAAGAAAGACTTGAAGGACTACTGAAGGAAGGAATTTCTGTAGCACAGATTAGAGAGACACCAATGGTGCTGGAGTTGACAACACAAATTGTTCAGTACCGAATTAAAAAGCTCTCTGCACTAGGATATGATGTAAAGAGTGGAAATCTAGAAAGCTTGAATGGTACCAAGAAAGATTTTGAAGTCACTTATGGTAAGATACAATCAAAGACGGAAAGACCAATTTTTAATCCTGTTGCCCCTATACACATTGAAGATTAA